The Sulfurospirillum deleyianum DSM 6946 nucleotide sequence AGAGATTTTAGATATGATTGAAAAGTATCTTAGCCGTACTACTGGTTTTGAGGTGACAACGTTTTGTAACCCTCTTAATGCCATCTCACACATTGATAAAAGCTACGATGCGGTACTCTTAGACATCATGATGCCACAGATGAATGGTTTGGATGTGCTAAAGCGTTTGCATGAAAAAGAACCAAAACTTAAAATCATTATGATGACAGCATACTCCACGCTTGATAAAGTACTCAAATCGCACCGAGAAGGGGCAACCCACTACATTATGAAACCATTTGCTTCGATGAAAGCCTTAGAAGAGAAGATTTATACGTTGGTTCAGTAGTCTTTTGGATGAAAGATTTACTCTCGAAAATTAACGATCTTAAGCAAGAAATCACACTGCTTAAAAGCCAGAATAGGCGTATTTTAGAGTGTGCTGTTACTGAAAAAAAAGCGCTAGAACGCCTTGCCAAAAAAGCGCAACTCTATTTTAATAACTCTGATCTTGCCTACATCGTGTTGGATGAAAAGCAATGCATTGTCGATGTCAATGAGACGTTTACGCACCTTTTTGGTTACACCAAAGAAGAAGTTTTAGGTTTACATATCAGTACCCTTTTTACGTCGCAAAAGCG carries:
- a CDS encoding response regulator, which produces MKKRIKVAIIDDEQEILDMIEKYLSRTTGFEVTTFCNPLNAISHIDKSYDAVLLDIMMPQMNGLDVLKRLHEKEPKLKIIMMTAYSTLDKVLKSHREGATHYIMKPFASMKALEEKIYTLVQ